The following DNA comes from Pseudomonas sp. Tri1.
CGACTGCCCGAGGTCGACGACGCCCATGCTCCAGATCTGTTGGGAACCGGGGATGACCACGGCGCTGTTGCCGTCGAGTAACAGCTTGAGCGTGGAGTCGAACATGACCCCTTTGCCGGATGCCAGGCCCAACGGCCCGGTGGTGGGCACGCTATTGCTGGCTGTCGTTTTCGGGGCCTCGAGCCCCATCAACTGTTTAAACCACCCCATGGGAAATTTCCTTCAGACGCGCGGAGGCGATGTAGAAGAGTTCTCCGCCCAGGACACGCGTGGCGCCGGGCGGGTTGATCGACGGTTGTCGGGCGCCCTTGGCGCGATAGCCAATGAGTGTAGCGTTGTGCTGTTCTTTCATCCGCGCGTAGAGATCGCCGAACGAGGCTTCAAAGGTCTCGGGCAGCTTCATCAGGTATTGAGTGGCGCCTTGACCCACGCAGAGCAGTTCATTGATGACCACTGACGAACCCGGGTCCTGGGAGGCACGCACCAACATTTCGATGGCCATGCTGGAGGTGCATTCCAGGCTGGGGGCGTAGGCGCTGGCGAGGGCGGCGATTTCGCTGTCATTGAAGTGGGCGACCACATGCCCGACCGGGCCCAATTGATTGACCGCCAGCACGGTGGCCAGGGTCAGGTCGTCGGAATGGGTTCGCACCAGCACGCGTTCGGCGCCAGGCACGCCGGCACGCTGCAACAGCGCGACGGAGGACAGGCTCTCACCCTTGATGAACGTGGTCTTGCCGGGCATGGGGTTTTCTTCAAGATCGCAATCGCAGATGACGATCAGGTTGTCATTGGAGGTTTCGTCCTGCAGCAGCAATTCGATGACCCGCTCGCTGGACGCACCCTCCCAGCCGATGAGAACCGTGTGGCCGACCTTGCCGGTGAAATCGCCTTTGCCCTTCATGCCTTTTCTCCATACATCGATGACGCTGCTGGTGGTTTTGCCGATGGCTGCCGTCAGCAGCGCAATGCCCCCGAGCATGACCCAGGTAGCCACAAAAATTCGGCCCGCTGCGGTCTGTGGCGCGAGATCGCCATAGCCGACGGTGAGCGTGGTGGTGAGATAGAAATAGGTAAACGTGGCGGCGGCGATGAGGTGTTGCTCGCCTAGCAGTACCAGGCCGATCCAGGCCGTGGCCAGGTGCACGCCCAACGCAATGGCCAGGCCCGCCCAGCCGAACCGATGGAAGAAGGACGAAGCGTACGAGCGCAACAAAAGGAAAATCGACATTTCGTCCCTGACTCCGTGGGGCTTGGTTCCTGGCGAGGTAATCGCGCTGATGCCTGAATGATCGAGTGCGGTTACCGGGCAGCATTAAACCTGCTGCGGGGCTTGGATAGAAGTGCTTGGGTGACAATAAATCCGGGATTTTTCGGGAAAACAGGACTAAGACACAAAACTTGAAGCCAAACACAAAACCTGTGGCGAGGGGATTCATCCCCTTGCCACAAGGTCTGTGCCTGGCTTGCCTTAATTGATCAGCGCGTACCGATCACTCAGCCGATTTTTTCTTCAGGCGTTCCAGGATCGCATTGGCGCTGCCTTCGTTCGGCGTGATGCCGGCGTCGCGCAGCTTGCGTTCCAGGTCGGAGCCGGTCGAAGCCTCGGCCAGTTCGTCCTGGGCTTGCAGTTCAGCGGCGCGTTGCTGCTGCTTGGCTTGCAGGCGGTTGAGCGTACCGACAGCGGTTTCCAGCTTGCCATTGGCGCCGCCGCTGGCGATCGAAGCACTGACCTGGGCCTTCTGCACGCTTTCGCGGGCCTTGGCCATGTCCACTTGCTGACGCAGGCTCTTGATGCGGCTTTCGGCCTTGGTGATGTCTTTGCGCATGTTGTCCGCATAACCGCCGAATTCCGTCGCGTGCTTTTGCTCGGCATCCAGTTCGTTGGTCAGGGTCGAAATGGCTTCGGCCACTTCCAGTGCCAGGTCTTCGCGATTGGCTTGGATAGCGGCCAGGGCCTTGGCTTCCAGGTCCTTGATCTTGGCGTTGTATTCGCCGACGCGATCAGTCGCCAGTTTATGCTTGGCCATGATGGTCACCAGCTCACGCTTGGCGTTGGCCAGCGCGCTGTCGGCGTCGCGAATTTCCTGGTCGAGGATGCGCAGGGCCTGCTGGTCGACGATCGATTCGCCGACTTCGTTGGCACCGCCACGCAGTGCGGTGAACAACTTGCTCCAGATGGACTGAGTCATTGGATGGTTCCTATACGGCGAATTAGATGAAGAAGCGTTCGAAGGCTTCGCTGGCGCGCTGGACGTTGTCGACGAGGGTTTTGACCTCGGTCACGACGTTGGTCAGGCTGGAGTCGGAACTCAACGCGCCGAACATGTTGTAGACCACCTGCCCGTTGGGCATGGTCTCGATGCCGATGGACGACAGCGGGAACATTTCCCGGCTGCGCAGCACGGCATCATTGAACGCCGCGACGTCGCTGATCGACTCGACGTCCACCAGAACGGTGTCGACGATGATCTGGTCGCCCACGACCGCGATGTAAATCGGCAAGCCACCGAAGTCGTTCATCTCCAGCTTGATGCTGGACTCGGAGCCTTGGACGAGGGAAAGGGTGATGTCGTTCGCGACCACTTCATCCAGGGCCTGGAGGGCGCTGTAGAGGCGATCGATGTTCCAGTTATTACCTGCGCTCATGTAATTCTCCGACATGAATGAGCCAGCCAGAATCGGTTGGCGTAGCTGTTTCTCCATCTGCTTGAGCAGGCTTCGGTTTTCGGGAAGCACCCAAGTTTCATGTTTCACATACCCGGCGGCACTCAGGCCGGCGCGCATCTGCTTCATGTAGAAGCTCGATGGTTTTTTCGCGGCGGGTTTGGAGCGCTCTCCCTTGCTGCTCATTGAATCGTCATCAGGCCCGCCTGGCGGATCCGATGGAGAGCTGGTTTGCATGGTACTGACCCCACTGTGAAAAACTCACGCGTGAGAAACACTACAGGTACTTTCTAAACCCCACAATAGCTCACGCGTGAGATTTTTCTTTGTCACAAACGCCGACGAAACCTGTGGGAGCGAGCTTGCTCGCGATAGCGGTACACCAGCTTGCAGAGATGCTGGATTTACCGACGCCATCGCGAGCAGGCTCGCTCCCACAGGAGATCTCCATAGGCTGCAGCACTCATCAGTAAAAGACATCCAGCGGATTACGGATAGCTGAAGCTTTTGACCAACGTCAGCTCCCCCACCGCCCGCATCGGCACCACGAAGGTTTCCATTTTCTCGCTCGGCGTGCCTTCTTCGGTGATCACGGTGACTTGTGCGGTGGTCAGGGCTTGTTGCGCCTGCGATACGGATTCGCCCTCTTCTTCGCTGTCTTCTTCACTGCGATAACCGCCGCCGTAGTAGTTCACGTACACCAGGTACTGGCCTTTGATCGGCGCGGGCATGGAGAAGATTTCCGGGCCGTAGCCGGTGGTGACGTCGACGTCGAGCGCTGCGCCGTTGGCGGCGACGCGGTCGCCGTACCAGATGTGGGCGCCGTCCGGGGTGACGAGGTGCAAGTCCAGGTCGGTGCCATCGCTGTCCCAGGTCAGCAGGACCCGTAGCTTGGCCGGGGTGGCGCCGCCGCTGGTGTTGAGAAATTGCGTGCGGTGGCGCTGCTGGCCGTCGGCGCTGCGCACTTCGACGCTGTTGCTGCCGTTGGGGAACGAAAACGGCCGGTCGAAGCGGCCCTCTTCATCGAGTTTCAGCGGCAGGCTCACACCGTTGACGATGAGTTGGCCCGGCGCGTTGCCGTCCTTGGGCGCGCTTTTGATCTGGCCGCTGATGCGGGCGGTGTCGGCCTGGCCTGGCGGCGTATTGACCGACGAGGCCGGGTAGTTGACGGTCTGGCTGTAGTTTTCGCCTTCGCCGCCCGGCGCACCGCTGCGCCAGCCGCCGACCGGGGTGTCGAGCTTGATGGGATCGGCGGCCATGGCCGGTGGCAACGCGGTCAGGGCGCAGAGCAACAGCAAGACCTGTGGATAACGGAGTGTCATGGTCTATTCCAGCAAGAGGTGACGGGCGAGCCCTTCGATATAGTTTTCGTCCTGGCCGTTGGGATGAGCTTCGAAGGCCAGGTGCAGATATTCATGAGTCAGGTCGAGGCGGTCTTGCAGCGACAGCACGCCGCGTACATAGATGCGCTGGCG
Coding sequences within:
- a CDS encoding ion channel: MSIFLLLRSYASSFFHRFGWAGLAIALGVHLATAWIGLVLLGEQHLIAAATFTYFYLTTTLTVGYGDLAPQTAAGRIFVATWVMLGGIALLTAAIGKTTSSVIDVWRKGMKGKGDFTGKVGHTVLIGWEGASSERVIELLLQDETSNDNLIVICDCDLEENPMPGKTTFIKGESLSSVALLQRAGVPGAERVLVRTHSDDLTLATVLAVNQLGPVGHVVAHFNDSEIAALASAYAPSLECTSSMAIEMLVRASQDPGSSVVINELLCVGQGATQYLMKLPETFEASFGDLYARMKEQHNATLIGYRAKGARQPSINPPGATRVLGGELFYIASARLKEISHGVV
- a CDS encoding DUF2135 domain-containing protein; the protein is MTLRYPQVLLLLCALTALPPAMAADPIKLDTPVGGWRSGAPGGEGENYSQTVNYPASSVNTPPGQADTARISGQIKSAPKDGNAPGQLIVNGVSLPLKLDEEGRFDRPFSFPNGSNSVEVRSADGQQRHRTQFLNTSGGATPAKLRVLLTWDSDGTDLDLHLVTPDGAHIWYGDRVAANGAALDVDVTTGYGPEIFSMPAPIKGQYLVYVNYYGGGYRSEEDSEEEGESVSQAQQALTTAQVTVITEEGTPSEKMETFVVPMRAVGELTLVKSFSYP
- a CDS encoding PspA/IM30 family protein: MTQSIWSKLFTALRGGANEVGESIVDQQALRILDQEIRDADSALANAKRELVTIMAKHKLATDRVGEYNAKIKDLEAKALAAIQANREDLALEVAEAISTLTNELDAEQKHATEFGGYADNMRKDITKAESRIKSLRQQVDMAKARESVQKAQVSASIASGGANGKLETAVGTLNRLQAKQQQRAAELQAQDELAEASTGSDLERKLRDAGITPNEGSANAILERLKKKSAE
- a CDS encoding YjfI family protein; translated protein: MKQMRAGLSAAGYVKHETWVLPENRSLLKQMEKQLRQPILAGSFMSENYMSAGNNWNIDRLYSALQALDEVVANDITLSLVQGSESSIKLEMNDFGGLPIYIAVVGDQIIVDTVLVDVESISDVAAFNDAVLRSREMFPLSSIGIETMPNGQVVYNMFGALSSDSSLTNVVTEVKTLVDNVQRASEAFERFFI